The genomic stretch AAATGGGAGAACTATCAAAGTTACCAAATATTGGAAAAGTTTTAGAAAGCCAATTAAATGAAATAGGCATAGAAACAATTGAAGAATTGGAAAATATAGGTTCTAAAGAAGCATGGTTATTAATAAGAAAAATAGATAGTTCTGCATGTTATAATAGACTTTGTGGTTTAGAAGGAGCCTTACAAAGGATTAGATGGCATGAACTTTCAAAAGAAGACAAAAAAAACCTAAAAAATTTTTATTCCTCAATAAAGAATAGTAATATATAGCTTACTATTTCTTTCATTTTTAATTATTTTTAAAATATTTTTAAAATAATTTCTAGTAATTTCTATAATCTTATAATTTTTATAATTTTTAGGCTTTGTAGAAATCCTAATTTTTTATATTTGAAGTTTCATTTTTTTTTTGAAAAATTTATTCTTTAATTTTCAAATAAACTATCCTT from Methanobrevibacter arboriphilus JCM 13429 = DSM 1125 encodes the following:
- a CDS encoding TfoX/Sxy family protein, whose product is MGELSKLPNIGKVLESQLNEIGIETIEELENIGSKEAWLLIRKIDSSACYNRLCGLEGALQRIRWHELSKEDKKNLKNFYSSIKNSNI